One Brassica napus cultivar Da-Ae chromosome A1, Da-Ae, whole genome shotgun sequence genomic region harbors:
- the LOC106437869 gene encoding iron-sulfur protein NUBPL produces MATVGLLRSLRRREVYVVSVSSAYRFSSASAGGRTTELRLPGVKDIIAVASGKGGVGKSSTAVNLAVALANKCGLKIGLLDADVYGPSVPIMMNISQKPQVNQDMKMIPVENYGVKCMSMGLLVDKDAPLVWRGPMVMSALAKMTRGVDWGDLDVLVVDMPPGTGDAQITISQNLKLSGAVIVSTPQDVALADANRGISMFDKVRVPILGLVENMSCFVCPHCNEASFIFGKEGARQMAAKKGLKLIGEIPLEMKIREGSDEGVPVVVSSPGSVVSKAYEDLAQNVVNALKELRDNPENEIQMKLNVPHSSGSS; encoded by the exons atgGCCACCGTCGGGCTTCTTCGGTCTCTCCGCCGCCGAGAAGTCTACGTAGTTTCTGTCTCTTCGGCGTATAGATTC AGTTCTGCTAGCGCCGGCGGGAGGACGACGGAGCTCCGGTTACCCGGAGTCAAAGATATAATCGCCGTTGCGTCTGGTAAAGGCGGAGTAGGAAAGTCTTCGACTGCTG TGAACTTAGCTGTTGCATTGGCCAACAAGTGTGGACTGAAGATTGGATTGCTTGATGCTGATGTGTATGGACCTTCTGTTCCTATCATGATGAATATCAGTCAAAAGCCTCAAGTCAACCAAG ATATGAAGATGATTCCGGTGGAGAACTATGGAGTTAAATGCATGTCAATGGGACTCCTTGTAGACAAAGATGCACCACTTGTGTGGAGAGGTCCTATG GTAATGAGTGCTCTTGCTAAGATGACAAGAGGAGTAGATTGGGGAGATCTCGATGTTCTTGTTGTTGATATGCCACCTGGAACCGGTGATGCTCAGATTACCATATCCCAAAATCTTAAACTCTCAG GTGCTGTAATTGTATCAACTCCACAAGATGTTGCGCTCGCTGATGCTAATCGAGGGATCTCCATGTTCGATAAAGTTAGAGTACCT ATTTTGGGACTTGTGGAGAACATGAGTTGCTTCGTCTGTCCTCATTGTAATGAAGCTTCTTTCATATTTGGGAAAGAAGGAGCACGGCAGATGGCTGCAAAGAAGGGTTTGAAACTCATCGGTGAG ATTCCACTGGAAATGAAGATCAGAGAAGGTTCTGATGAAGGTGTCCCTGTGGTTGTTTCTTCACCTGGTTCTGTAGTATCAAAAGCTTATGAAGATCTAGCTCAAAACGTGGTGAATGCATTGAAGGAGCTACGGGATAATCCAGAGAATGAAATTCAGATGAAACTTAACGTTCCACATTCTAGCGGATCATCATAG
- the LOC106437816 gene encoding cyclin-T1-2, with translation MDGTLPVKVPGNQGDDATSVSWYLSRQEIETNSPSRRDGIGLKKEIRLRKSYCTFLKNLGVRLKVPQITIATAIVFCHRFFLRQSHAKNDRWTIATACMFLAGKAEETPRVLQDVAIVSYEIIHKKDVPAAQRKEVCEQQKKSVLSAEELLLSTLNFDLCVGHPYEPLIDAIKKYKVEEVKAQFPQVAWSFVNDCYGTTLCLQYKPRQIAAGAFFLAAEHLTVDLQSYGEGLLQEFDISPGQLEDIRGQMLELYEKKHVSTTQGSIVERSNGGEMVHQPVSKEVASTDKCPSSDTGGGPSKVSLSQSNDQIVDDDVSRPEGIEKDNSEIEAGENQDGHSIDEDSQLRAEEVEGEGDKDKKSSEEEGIKQDLSEREVEDVELRDEDDKTVEMGSQCSLIATPVRLF, from the exons ATGGATGGAACGTTGCCTGTGAAGGTTCCTGGCAACCAGGGCGATGACGCTACGTCTGTCTCTTGGTATCTTTCAAGACAAGAAATTGAAACTAACTCACCATCAAGACGAGATGGTATCGGTTTGAAAAAGGAGATTCGCCTACGCAAGTCTTACTGTACCTTCTTGAAAAATCTCGGTGTGAGGTTGAAAGT TCCCCAGATAACAATAGCCACTGCTATAGTATTCTGTCACCGCTTCTTCCTTCGTCAGTCACACGCTAAGAATGACAGATGG ACCATTGCAACAGCATGCATGTTCCTTGCTGGGAAGGCTGAGGAAACTCCACGGGTTTTACAAGACGTTGCTATTGTCTCTTATGAGATTATACACAAGAAGGATGTCCCTGCTGCCCAGAGAAAG GAAGTATGTGAGCAACAGAAAAAGAGTGTGTTAAGCGCAGAGGAGCTACTTCTTTCTACGTTAAACTTCGATCTCTGTGTTGGTCACCCTTACGAACCTCTGATAGACGCAATTAAGAAGTATAAGGTTGAAGAGGTCAAGGCCCAGTTTCCTCAAGTTGCATGGAGTTTTGTCAACGATTG TTATGGGACCACACTCTGCCTGCAATATAAGCCTCGTCAAATAGCAGCAGGTGCTTTTTTCCTTGCTGCTGAGCACCTAACAGTGGACTTACAATCATACGGAGAGGGCTTGTTGCAAGAGTTTGATATCTCACCAGGTCAATTAGAGG aTATCCGTGGCCAGATGCTTGAGCTTTATGAGAAAAAGCATGTTTCTACAACTCAAGGAAGCATAGTCGAAAGAAGCAACGGTGGAGAGATGGTGCATCAACCTGTCTCAAAAGAAGTGGCTTCCACAGATAAATGTCCAAGTTCTGATACTGGAGGAGGCCCATCGAAAGTCAGTCTAAGCCAGAGCAATGATCAGATAGTGGACGATGATGTGTCTAGGCCTGAAGGAATTGAAAAGGACAACTCAGAAATAGAAGCTGGAGAGAATCAAGACGGCCATTCTATTGATGAAGACTCGCAACTGCGTGCAGAGGAGGTGGAGGGTGAAGGAGATAAAGATAAAAAGTCATCTGAGGAGGAAGGTATAAAGCAGGATTTGTCTGAAAGAGAAGTAGAAGATGTGGAGCTGCGTGATGAAGATGACAAAACAGTGGAGATGGGAAGTCAATGCTCTCTAATAGCAACACCAGTGAGATTATTCTAG
- the LOC106358017 gene encoding protein enabled-like has translation MECNKDEAKRAMDIAEKKLSEKDYVGAKKFLTKAQNLYPHLDGLNQVSTMIHVYVSAANNINGGKDSDLYGVLGVDPLADDEALKKQYKKLALLLHPDKNKCKGAEGAFKLVLNAWALLSDKAKRSAYDRRRKLSTGMQKPPAPSQHNNKPPGSSNVYQNVYTSANTRSNQPGSGPQRPPPYVPKTASSSANQSAGYGVDPNARAKSNDPASGPQRPTYAPKPTSSSGNPNASRNGVPPNGNTRSNHPASGPQNPHKPASSNVNQNARYGMDPNAKATSNKAAPAPTPTPTYAPGPAPARTYAPGPSPAPTPAPGPGPGPAPTPANSSKQMFWTMCNGCKRQSECQRDLYQNKTMRCQNCGQSYIATEQNPWDHYVRQLNKALYMIGLRQWSSSSSAHQNQAANKNTNGASGATKKNHPWESHVSQINRTLSLVVLRQAHWNAQNQAANTNNGGGPVPDSKFTLQQVFSTFSSILQLQQQWSAAEKNNGRKGAHASFVSPGVNLSSSPQQQQQQCGGGTYYPSSSGSVHHKCSVSVPSSSGNAASQAQERSKRGLEEDSQETIAAAIESVSKKLRKDHMV, from the coding sequence ATGGAATGTAACAAGGATGAAGCTAAAAGGGCAATGGATATTGCTGAGAAGAAACTCTCCGAGAAAGATTACGTTGGCGCCAAGAAATTTCTCACCAAGGCTCAAAACCTATACCCTCACCTTGATGGTTTGAATCAAGTGTCTACGATGATCCATGTTTACGTCTCAGCAGCAAACAATATCAACGGAGGAAAAGACTCTGACCTGTATGGTGTTCTTGGTGTTGATCCTCTCGCTGATGATGAAGCTCTGAAGAAACAGTACAAGAAGCTGGCTCTGTTGCTTCATCCTGATAAGAACAAGTGTAAAGGCGCAGAAGGTGCGTTTAAGCTGGTTTTGAATGCTTGGGCGCTGTTGTCTGACAAGGCTAAGAGAAGTGCTTATGATCGGAGGAGGAAGTTAAGTACCGGAATGCAAAAACCACCTGCACCAAGCCAACACAACAACAAGCCTCCAGGTTCTTCTAACGTTTATCAAAATGTGTATACAAGTGCTAACACTAGAAGTAACCAGCCTGGAAGTGGACCGCAGAGACCACCACCGTATGTACCCAAGACAGCTTCTTCTAGTGCCAATCAAAGTGCTGGATACGGTGTTGATCCAAATGCTAGAGCTAAAAGTAACGATCCTGCAAGTGGACCGCAGAGACCAACGTATGCACCCAAGCCAACTTCTTCTAGTGGTAATCCAAATGCTAGTAGAAACGGTGTGCCTCCAAATGGTAACACTAGAAGTAATCATCCTGCAAGTGGGCCGCAGAATCCGCACAAACCAGCTTCTTCTAACGTGAATCAAAATGCTAGATATGGTATGGATCCAAATGCTAAGGCTACAAGTAATAAGGCTGCTCCTGCTCCTACTCCTACTCCTACTTATGCTCCTGGTCCTGCTCCTGCACGTACTTATGCTCCTGGTCCTTCTCCTGCTCCTACTCCTGCTCCTGGTCCTGGTCCTGGGCCTGCTCCTACGCCTGCGAATTCATCAAAACAGATGTTTTGGACAATGTGCAATGGGTGCAAGAGACAAAGCGAGTGTCAGAGGGATCTTTATCAAAACAAGACCATGCGTTGTCAAAACTGTGGACAGAGTTACATTGCAACCGAGCAGAATCCATGGGACCATTATGTGAGGCAATTGAACAAGGCATTATATATGATTGGACTACGACAAtggagtagtagtagtagtgcTCATCAAAATCAAGCAGCGAACAAAAACACAAACGGAGCTTCTGGTGCAACCAAGAAAAATCATCCATGGGAAAGTCATGTGAGTCAAATCAACCGCACACTGTCTCTTGTTGTGCTGCGACAAGCACATTGGAATGCACAGAATCAAGCAGCAAACACCAACAACGGAGGTGGTCCAGTTCCAGACTCCAAGTTTACTTTGCAGCAAGTATTCTCCACATTTTCTTCAATTCTACAACTACAACAACAATGGAGTGCAGCAGAAAAGAACAATGGGAGGAAAGGTGCACATGCAAGTTTTGTGTCTCCGGGCGTCAACCTCTCATCATCTCcacaacagcaacaacaacaatgtgGTGGTGGTACTTATTATCCTTCATCTTCTGGTAGTGTCCACCACAAGTGTTCAGTGTCAGTACCTTCTAGTAGCGGAAACGCCGCAAGTCAAGCACAAGAAAGATCTAAAAGAGGACTTGAGGAGGATTCACAAGAAACGATTGCTGCTGCTATTGAGAGTGTTTCTAAGAAGCTGAGGAAAGATCATATGGTTTAA
- the LOC106437801 gene encoding adenylate cyclase, terminal-differentiation specific-like, translating into MECNKDEAIRAMDIAKRKVTETDYTGARTFAVKAQNLYPQLDGLKQVLMLIDVYISAGNKINGGEPDWYGVLGVDPLADDGVVKKQYRKLALLLHPDKNKCEGAEGAFKLILEAWSLLSDKVKRIAFDQKRRVVLVKEVKPRKGRKQKQEPKEPKQATKKQKQPAKEQKQPAKKQKQPPKEPKQPKQAARQQKQPAKQQEQPTNQHEQPPKEQQQAPKETKQEANEQQQPPKQPKQEANGQQEPPKEPKQEANEQQQPPKQPKQEANEEHQPPKQQPKQEANEQQQPPMQPKQEANEQQQPPKQPKQEANEKHQPPKQPKQRPNQQKQQPSPQKQQPRQPSSKPSRNGRGRSNTPTSKVSTFWTMCNICETQHEYIRVFFVNKHVKCRSCLGSFKATEIEKSQQATEERVVVEESEEAARGIANSDFKVEERARKKLKTDGSCRVK; encoded by the coding sequence ATGGAGTGCAACAAGGATGAAGCTATAAGGGCAATGGATATAGCCAAAAGGAAAGTTACGGAAACTGACTACACCGGGGCGAGAACATTTGCTGTCAAGGCTCAGAATCTGTACCCACAGCTCGACGGTTTGAAGCAAGTGTTGATGTTGATCGATGTGTATATCTCAGCAGGAAACAAGATTAATGGTGGGGAGCCTGATTGGTATGGAGTTCTTGGTGTGGATCCTTTGGCTGATGATGGGGTTGTGAAGAAGCAGTATAGGAAGCTGGCGCTTTTGCTTCATCCTGATAAGAACAAGTGTGAAGGCGCGGAAGGTGCGTTTAAGTTGATTTTGGAAGCTTGGTCTCTGCTGTCTGATAAGGTTAAGAGGATTGCTTTTGATCAGAAGAGGAGGGTGGTGTTGGTGAAGGAAGTTAAACCGAGAAAGGGTAGGAAGCAGAAACAAGAACCAAAGGAGCCGAAGCAAGCtacaaagaagcagaagcagCCAGCGAAGGAGCAGAAGCAACCGGCAAAGAAGCAGAAGCAACCACCAAAGGAGCCGAAGCAGCCCAAACAAGCAGCAAGGCAGCAGAAGCAACCAGCAAAGCAGCAGGAGCAGCCAACAAACCAACACGAGCAACCACCAAAGGAGCAGCAGCAAGCACCGAAGGAGACCAAACAAGAGGCAAATGAGCAGCAGCAACCACCAAAGCAGCCAAAACAAGAAGCAAATGGGCAGCAGGAACCACCGAAGGAGCCCAAACAAGAAGCAAACGAGCAGCAGCAACCACCAAAGCAGCCAAAGCAAGAAGCAAATGAGGAGCATCAACCACCAAAGCAGCAGCCCAAACAGGAAGCAAACGAGCAGCAGCAACCACCAATGCAGCCCAAACAAGAGGCAAATGAGCAGCAGCAACCACCGAAGCAGCCCAAACAAGAGGCAAATGAGAAGCATCAACCACCAAAGCAGCCCAAACAACGACCAAACCAGCAGAAACAACAACCGAGCCCACAGAAACAACAACCACGACAGCCAAGTTCTAAGCCATCTCGAAACGGCAGAGGTAGAAGCAACACGCCCACATCAAAAGTCAGTACCTTTTGGACAATGTGCAACATATGCGAGACACAACACGAGTATATAagggttttttttgttaacaagcACGTGAAGTGTCGAAGTTGCCTTGGGTCTTTTAAGGCAACTGAGATAGAGAAATCCCAGCAAGCAACAGAAGAAAGAGTAGTGGTTGAGGAGTCAGAAGAAGCTGCTAGAGGGATTGCAAACTCTGATTTCAAAGTAGAAGAGCGGGCTCGTAAGAAGCTGAAGACAGATGGGTCCTGCAGAGTCAAGTAG
- the LOC106437790 gene encoding cyclin-T1-4: protein MAGVLGGECSYNESGVSSHSRNPNESQEEVSRWYFARKEIEENSPSRLDKIDLKKETYLRKSYCTFLQDLGMKLKVPQITIATSIIFCHRFFIRQSHARNDRRMIATVCMFLAGKVEETPRPLKDVIVVSYEIIHKKDPVTAQKIKQKEVYEQQKELILIGEKIVLSTLGFDFNVNHPYKPLVEAIKKFKVAQNALAQVAWNFVNDGLRTSLCLQFKPHHIAAGAIFLAAKFLKVKLPSDGDKVWWQEFDVTPRILEDVSNQMLELYEQNSVPASQVSEVESSVGGGSSQQVGSRPISARPAHEHSNSDNPWGSSKATQNQSNDNGSGEAGSVITEHAETHQADQSRTKVEAPGKDKTERIDANLPDDSVPLDKSRSVVVKSGDAPVSQSPKDIKYLRDKVKAKLEAKKSQGEKTKKKDVIDEDDLIERELEDVEIAVEDAKGNEKKMGTEHGEILDGNNLVGNSEEGEMVDDVSSTMPSRKRKMESPCEKQLGEGKKQHIDNSEDAEGGQKTSRGDSSHNSHGDREARRHSQER, encoded by the exons ATGGCTGGAGTATTGGGTGGGGAATGTTCATACAACGAGAGTGGCGTTTCATCACATTCCAGGAATCCTAATGAGAGCCAGGAAGAGGTTTCCCGCTGGTATTTTGCAAGGAAAGAGATAGAAGAAAACTCGCCGTCGAGGTTGGATAAGATTGACTTGAAGAAGGAAACATACCTCCGCAAGTCTTACTGTACGTTTCTGCAGGACTTGGGCATGAAATTGAAAGT TCCTCAGATTACGATAGCTACATCAATAATATTCTGCCATCGATTCTTCATTCGCCAGTCACATGCGAGGAATGATAGACGG ATGATTGCTACAGTATGCATGTTCCTTGCTGGAAAAGTTGAAGAAACTCCAAGGCCGTTAAAAGATGTTATTGTTGTCTCCTATGAGATAATACATAAGAAGGATCCTGTTACTGCACAGAAAATCAAGCAAAAG GAAGTATATGAGCAACAGAAAGAGCTTATACTAATCGGAGAAAAGATTGTACTTTCTACACTGGGGTTTGACTTCAATGTAAATCATCCTTACAAACCTCTTGTAGAAGCCATAAAGAAATTCAAGGTCGCACAGAATGCTCTGGCCCAAGTTGCATGGAATTTTGTTAACGATGG TCTGCGGACGTCACTCTGCCTGCAATTTAAGCCTCACCACATTGCGGCTGGTGCAATTTTTCTTGCTGCTAAGTTCCTTAAAGTGAAATTACCATCGGATGGAGATAAGGTTTGGTGGCAAGAATTTGATGTCACACCTCGAATACTGGAGG ATGTGAGCAACCAAATGCTTGAGCTCTATGAGCAAAACAGTGTTCCTGCATCTCAAGTAAGCGAAGTCGAAAGTAGTGTAGGTGGAGGATCGTCTCAACAAGTTGGTTCTAGGCCAATATCAGCCCGTCCAGCTCATGAACATTCGAATTCTGACAACCCCTGGGGCTCGtcaaaagctacacaaaacCAGAGCAATGATAATGGGAGTGGTGAGGCAGGTAGTGTCATTACCGAGCATGCTGAAACTCATCAAGCGGATCAGTCTAGAACGAAAGTTGAGGCACCTGGAAAGGACAAAACAGAGAGAATAGATGCAAATCTTCCAGATGATAGCGTCCCTCTTGATAAATCTAGAAGTGTTGTTGTTAAGTCAGGTGATGCCCCGGTGAGTCAATCGCCGAAAGATATAAAATATCTCAGAGATAAAGTGAAGGCTAAACTGGAGGCTAAGAAGTCCCAAGGTGAGAAGACGAAGAAAAAGGATGTGATAGATGAGGATGATTTGATAGAAAGAGAACTGGAAGATGTGGAAATAGCTGTTGAAGATGCCAAAGGTAACGAGAAGAAGATGGGTACAGAGCACGGCGAGATTCTTGATGGAAACAACTTGGTGGGCAACAGCGAGGAAGGTGAAATGGTTGATGATGTTTCATCTACAATGCCTAGTCGGAAGAGAAAAATGGAAAGCCCTTGTGAAAAACAGTTGGGAGAAGGAAAGAAGCAACACATAGACAACAGTGAGGATGCTGAAGGAGGTCAAAAGACAAGCCGAGGAGATAGTAGTCATAATAGTCATGGTGACAGGGAGGCAAGAAGACACTCCCAAGAGAGGTAA
- the LOC106437782 gene encoding multiple RNA-binding domain-containing protein 1 produces the protein MSRICVKNLPKEVAEARLRDVFSKKGEITDAKLLRSREGTSRQMAFIGFRSEQDAQEAIKYFNNSYLDTFRISVEIARKVGDENAPRPWSRHSLKKEEKLKENSEKNKKSKKEQEVDDPMREEFLDVMLRGKSKIWSNDTSVAPSVKKEKEVLVKKADEPVVVSSGAAERSSDTEKSKKRNVVAPTDDVDDLEYFKSRVKKNLSDSDSDSESGSDEDKADDDDGEAGADTRISPVDGDDDEVEEGGDEDAMEVGEEDDGKMAQDSKADSDDVLQTGRLFVRNLPYTATEEDLMEHFSPFGEISEVHLVLDRETKRSKGVAYILYQVPEHAARAMEVLDNDFFQGRLLHVLPSKPRVTFDKQVDETSNLSKTFKQKKEEARKASEAGGNTKAWNSLFMRQDTILENTVRVYGVSKSELLDRESDDPAVRLALAETKVIAETKEALAKAGVNVAALEAFATGKGDEKNRSKHILLVKNLPFASTEKELAQMFGKFGIEKIILPPTKTMALVVFLEPADARSAIKKMAYKRYKDAPLYLEWAPADILEPKTVPENKEEKSDTGVNDVRRVNLEQEVNLDPDVTESNVLHVTNLSFKTTDESLMKHLKDLVKQGKILSVKIMKHVKNGKNVSSGYGFLEFDSVETATSVFRDLQGTSLDGHALKLRFTEHKRRDTVAKGSDKISTKLHVKNVAFETTEKELRQLFSPFGQIKGLRLPKRNIGQYAGYAFVEFMTKQEASNAKKALSSTHFYGRHLVIEWAKDDNSMEEKRRRSAAKYQENDTPKRRRTAE, from the exons AT GTCGAGGATCTGTGTGAAGAATCTGCCCAAAGAAGTGGCAGAGGCTCGTCTTCGCGATGTTTTTTCAAAGAAAGGAGAAATCACAGACGCTAAGTTATTGCGTTCCAG GGAAGGTACAAGTAGACAAATGGCTTTTATTGGGTTCCgtagtgaacaagacgctcaagAAGCTATTAAGTACTTCAACAACTCTTACCTTGATACTTTCCGTATCTCTGTTGAG ATTGCTCGTAAAGTGGGAGACGAGAACGCTCCCCGTCCTTGGAGTCGTCATTCGctcaagaaagaagagaaactcAAAGAGAATAGtgaaaagaacaaaaagagcAAGAAGGAACAAGAGGTTGATGATCCTATGCGCGAGGAGTTTCTCGACGTTATGCTGAGGGGCAAGTCGAAGATATGGTCCAATGACACGTCGGTTGCTCCATCCGTTAAGAAAGAGAAGGAGGTGTTGGTGAAGAAAGCTGATGAGCCAGTTGTTGTTTCCAGTGGTGCTGCTGAGAGGTCATCAGATACTGAAAAGAGTAAAAAGAGGAACGTTGTTGCTCCTACTGATGATGTTGATGATTTGGAGTACTTCAAGAGCAGGGTCAAGAAAAACCTGTCGGATTCGGACAGTGATAGTGAATCTGGTAGTGATGAAGATaaagctgatgatgatgatggtgaagcTGGCGCTGATACTCGTATTTCTCCCGTTGATGGCGATGATGATGAAGTTGAGGAAGGTGGTGATGAAGATGCCATGGaggtgggagaagaagatgatggcAAGATGGCTCAAGATTCAAAAGCTGACAGTGATGATGTTCTCCAGACTGGTCGCCTTTTCGTCCGGAACCTGCCTTACACTGCAAC GGAAGAAGATCTTATGGAACATTTTAGCCCATTCGGTGAGATATCAGAGGTCCATCTTGTTCTTGACAGGGAGACTAAAAGGTCCAAAGGAGTTGCCTACATCCTCTACCAGGTTCCGGAACATGCTGCAAG GGCAATGGAGGTATTAGATAACGATTTTTTCCAGGGGCGGTTGCTTCACGTTTTACCATCCAAGCCTCGTGTAACGTTTGATAAACAAGT GGATGAGACTTCTAATCTGTCTAAAACATTCAAGCAAaagaaggaggaagcaagaaaGGCGTCTGAAGCCGGGGGAAACACAAAGGCTTGGAATAGTTTGTTCATGCGACAGGACACT ATTCTAGAAAACACAGTCAGGGTGTATGGCGTAAGCAAGAGCGAGCTGCTTGACCGTGAATCTGATGATCCTGCCGTACGCCTTGCTCTGGCGGAAACAAAAGTGATTGCGGAGACCAAAGAAGCCCTTGCTAAAGCTGGAGTAAATGTCGCTGCTTTGGAAGCGTTCGCTACAGGGAAAGGTGATGAGAAGAACCGAAGCAAACATATCCTCTTAGTTAAGAACTTGCCGTTTGCTTCCACTGAAAAGGAACTGGCACAAATGTTTGGAAAATTTGGAATTGAAAAAATTATTCTACCTCCAACGAAGACGATGGCCTTG GTTGTTTTCCTTGAACCTGCTGATGCACGTTCAGCTATTAAGAAGATGGCATACAAGCGTTACAA AGATGCTCCCCTGTATCTCGAGTGGGCTCCCGCAGATATTCTTGAGCCAAAAACAGTTCCTGAgaacaaagaagagaagagtgaTACTGGAGTAAATGATGTGAGAAGAGTCAACTTGGAGCAGGAGGTTAACCTCGATCCTGACGTAACTGAG TCAAATGTCCTTCATGTTACGAATCTGAGCTTCAAGACGACTGATGAGAGTTTGATGAAGCATTTGAAAGACCTGGTGAAGCAGGGAAAGATACTGAGTGTGAAG ATAATGAAGCATGTAAAGAATGGGAAGAATGTTTCAAGCGGTTATGGTTTTCTCGAATTCGACTCTGTTGAGACAGCGACCAGTGTCTTTAGAGATCTACAG GGAACTTCTCTTGATGGGCATGCTTTGAAGTTGAGGTTCACTGAACACAAGCGTAGGGACACGGTTGCCAAAGGCTCAGACAAAATTTCAACAAAGCTACATGTGAAAAATGTAGCTTTTGAGACAACCGAGAAGGAACTAAGACAGCTTTTCAGTCCATTTGGACAG ATCAAGGGTCTCAGGCTTCCAAAGAGGAATATAGGACAGTACGCAGGTTATGCTTTTGTTGAGTTCATGACAAAGCAAGAAGCTTCAAACGCCAAAAAAGCATTGTCGAGCACCCATTTCTACGGACGCCATTTG GTGATCGAGTGGGCGAAAGACGACAATAGCATGGAAGAGAAGAGGCGTCGTTCTGCTGCCAAGTATCAAGAAAACGACACTCCAAAGAGAAGGAGAACAGCTGAATAG